From Vibrio artabrorum, a single genomic window includes:
- a CDS encoding GNAT family N-acetyltransferase: protein MINYRHNYPLDPQDVARVFDSSGIIRPSNNIPRIKRMLDGANLTFSAWDEDTLIGVCRALTDFSYCCYLSDLAVDAKYQGKGIGKHLISMVQEAIGEEVSLILLSAAGAINYYPHIGLSKADNAFILKRSR, encoded by the coding sequence ATGATTAATTATCGTCATAACTACCCTCTAGATCCACAAGATGTTGCTAGAGTCTTCGATTCATCTGGTATTATACGACCTAGCAATAATATTCCTCGTATAAAACGGATGTTAGATGGGGCCAATTTAACATTTTCGGCTTGGGATGAAGATACACTAATTGGTGTCTGTCGTGCACTAACAGACTTTAGCTACTGTTGTTATTTATCAGATCTTGCCGTAGACGCAAAGTACCAGGGAAAAGGTATTGGTAAGCATCTTATTAGCATGGTTCAAGAAGCTATTGGCGAAGAAGTGTCTTTAATATTACTTTCAGCTGCCGGAGCTATAAACTATTATCCACATATCGGTTTATCGAAAGCTGACAATGCATTTATTTTAAAGAGAAGCCGATAA